One Psychrobacillus glaciei genomic region harbors:
- the mnmG gene encoding tRNA uridine-5-carboxymethylaminomethyl(34) synthesis enzyme MnmG: protein MPNFEAGKFDVIIVGAGHAGVEAALASAKMGAKTLVLTINLDMIAFMPCNPSIGGPAKGIVVREIDALGGAMGKVIDKTHIQMRMLNTGKGPAVRALRAQADKILYQNEMKRLLEEQENLTIHQAVVEELLVEDEKIIGLVTQVGAIYRAETVVITTGTFLRGEIIIGDLKYSSGPNNQQPSIKLADSIRNLGFDLVRFKTGTPPRVNSKTVDYSKTEIQPGDDVPRAFSFDTTEFIMDQLPCWLTYTTEMTHQIINENLHLSPMYSGMIKGTGPRYCPSIEDKIVRFSDKPRHQIFLEPEGRNTREVYVQGLSTSLPEHVQRRLIASVPGLEKAEMMRAGYAIEYDAMVPTQLWPTLETKKIKNLYTAGQINGTSGYEEAAGQGLMAGINAALRVLKKEEKVLSRSDAYIGVLIDDLVTKGTNEPYRLLTSRAEYRLLLRHDNADLRLLEVGYEIGLVSKERYERFSGKKQRIENELQRLRTLMIKPNEATQALIRSVEGSELKDGIRAVDLLKRTEMNYDLVAVLVPTELDLSFEEKEQVEIQVKYEGYIEKSLQQVEKLKKMENKKIPDLIDYDAISGIATEAKQKMKQVRPLSIAQASRISGVNPADISILLIYIEQGKIAKITG from the coding sequence ATGCCAAACTTTGAAGCGGGCAAGTTCGATGTGATTATTGTTGGAGCAGGACATGCAGGTGTGGAAGCGGCATTAGCATCCGCTAAAATGGGCGCAAAAACCCTAGTTTTAACAATTAACCTGGATATGATTGCATTTATGCCATGTAATCCATCCATCGGGGGGCCAGCTAAAGGAATTGTTGTGCGTGAAATTGACGCATTAGGCGGTGCCATGGGAAAAGTAATAGATAAGACACATATTCAAATGAGAATGTTAAACACCGGAAAAGGACCTGCAGTTCGAGCACTTCGCGCGCAAGCAGATAAAATACTGTATCAAAATGAAATGAAACGACTATTAGAAGAACAAGAAAATTTAACTATTCATCAGGCAGTAGTAGAAGAGTTACTCGTGGAAGATGAAAAAATTATAGGGCTTGTGACACAAGTAGGCGCTATCTATAGAGCTGAAACAGTTGTTATTACAACTGGTACTTTTTTACGAGGTGAAATAATAATCGGTGATTTGAAATATTCAAGTGGTCCAAATAATCAGCAACCTTCTATTAAATTAGCGGATAGTATTCGTAATTTAGGTTTCGATTTAGTTCGTTTTAAAACAGGAACCCCTCCTCGTGTAAATAGTAAAACAGTAGATTATAGTAAAACAGAAATCCAGCCTGGAGATGATGTTCCAAGAGCCTTCAGTTTCGATACTACTGAGTTTATAATGGATCAATTACCATGTTGGTTGACATATACAACAGAAATGACTCATCAAATTATTAACGAAAATTTACACTTATCTCCTATGTATTCAGGTATGATTAAAGGTACTGGACCAAGATACTGTCCTTCTATTGAAGATAAAATAGTGCGCTTTAGTGATAAACCGAGACATCAAATATTTTTAGAGCCTGAAGGTAGAAATACCCGTGAAGTATATGTCCAAGGACTTTCAACCAGTCTTCCAGAGCATGTCCAACGTCGTTTAATTGCTTCTGTTCCTGGTCTTGAAAAAGCAGAGATGATGCGTGCAGGATACGCAATTGAATATGACGCAATGGTTCCAACACAACTTTGGCCAACACTAGAAACGAAAAAAATTAAAAATTTGTATACTGCAGGACAAATTAATGGAACGTCTGGTTATGAAGAAGCGGCAGGACAAGGTTTAATGGCTGGAATTAACGCAGCATTAAGAGTACTTAAAAAAGAAGAAAAAGTGTTAAGTAGATCAGATGCTTACATTGGAGTATTAATAGATGATTTAGTGACAAAAGGAACAAATGAACCTTATCGTTTATTAACATCTCGTGCGGAGTATCGTTTGTTATTACGTCATGACAATGCTGATTTACGCCTTCTAGAAGTGGGATATGAAATAGGACTTGTTTCTAAAGAGCGCTATGAAAGATTTTCAGGAAAAAAGCAGCGAATTGAAAATGAATTACAACGTTTGCGCACATTGATGATTAAACCAAATGAGGCAACACAGGCATTAATTCGCAGTGTGGAAGGAAGCGAATTAAAAGATGGTATCCGCGCAGTAGATTTACTGAAACGGACAGAAATGAACTACGATTTAGTTGCCGTACTCGTACCAACAGAATTGGACTTGTCATTTGAAGAGAAAGAACAAGTGGAAATACAAGTGAAATATGAAGGGTATATTGAAAAATCTCTTCAACAAGTAGAAAAACTCAAAAAAATGGAAAACAAAAAAATTCCTGATCTAATTGATTATGATGCAATTTCGGGAATAGCAACAGAAGCAAAACAAAAAATGAAACAAGTTAGACCATTGTCTATTGCACAGGCATCTAGAATCTCAGGTGTAAATCCAGCGGATATTTCAATTCTACTTAT
- the mnmE gene encoding tRNA uridine-5-carboxymethylaminomethyl(34) synthesis GTPase MnmE, producing MEFDTIAAISTPLGEGAIAIVRLSGPNAILIANKIFRSPNRKDLQGQASHTIHYGHLVDPKLDEVVEEVMLSLMKGPKTFTREDVVEINCHGGLVSVNRVLQLVLINGARLAEPGEFTKRAFLNGRIDLSQAEAVMDLIRAKTDKAMNVALGQMDGRLSRLIKTLRQALLETLAQVEVNIDYPEYDDVEEMTLPMMIDKCTWVREEIEKLLLTSSQGKILREGLSTAIIGRPNVGKSSLLNSLIQENKAIVTDIAGTTRDIIEEYVNVRGVPLKLVDTAGIRETEDIVERIGVEKSRQVLNEADLILLVLSNAESLTEEDYRLFEAIEGMDCIVIVNKTDLPTEIDLDEVKNLAGDKRVVTTSLLQEEGVNELEEAIASLFFEGSIEASDLTYVSNARHISLLHVAKATVTDAIEAAHNDVPVDMIQIDVTRTWEILGEVIGDSVEESLIDQLFLQFCLGK from the coding sequence GTGGAATTCGATACAATAGCTGCTATTTCAACTCCACTTGGAGAAGGTGCAATTGCTATAGTCAGACTTAGTGGACCTAATGCAATATTAATAGCAAATAAAATTTTTCGTTCACCAAACAGAAAAGATTTACAGGGTCAAGCATCACATACGATTCATTATGGACATTTAGTCGATCCAAAATTGGATGAAGTAGTAGAAGAAGTAATGCTATCTCTAATGAAAGGTCCTAAAACCTTTACAAGAGAAGATGTTGTAGAAATTAATTGCCATGGAGGACTAGTCTCCGTTAATCGCGTTCTACAATTAGTATTAATTAATGGAGCACGTCTTGCAGAGCCTGGTGAGTTTACAAAACGTGCCTTTTTAAATGGGAGAATTGATTTATCACAAGCGGAAGCTGTCATGGATTTAATAAGAGCAAAAACAGATAAAGCGATGAATGTTGCATTGGGGCAGATGGATGGGCGATTATCTAGGCTTATTAAAACATTGAGGCAAGCACTACTAGAAACATTAGCACAAGTAGAAGTGAATATTGATTATCCAGAATACGATGATGTAGAAGAGATGACTCTCCCCATGATGATTGATAAATGTACATGGGTTAGAGAAGAGATTGAGAAATTATTGCTTACTTCATCTCAAGGAAAGATTTTGCGGGAAGGACTTTCAACTGCTATTATTGGAAGACCTAATGTAGGTAAATCATCTCTGTTAAATAGTTTAATTCAAGAAAATAAAGCAATTGTTACAGATATAGCAGGAACAACAAGAGATATTATAGAAGAGTATGTAAATGTACGTGGAGTTCCTTTAAAATTAGTAGATACTGCTGGTATTCGTGAAACAGAAGATATTGTGGAACGTATTGGAGTAGAAAAGTCTAGGCAAGTACTAAATGAGGCTGACCTTATATTACTAGTTTTAAGTAACGCTGAATCCTTAACGGAAGAAGATTATAGATTATTTGAAGCAATTGAAGGTATGGATTGCATTGTGATTGTGAATAAGACAGATTTACCTACCGAAATTGATTTAGATGAAGTGAAAAATTTAGCTGGAGATAAGCGAGTAGTGACAACTTCTTTATTACAGGAAGAAGGGGTAAATGAATTAGAAGAGGCGATTGCTTCTTTATTTTTCGAGGGCTCTATTGAAGCATCCGATTTAACATATGTTTCAAATGCACGCCATATTTCTTTGTTACATGTCGCAAAAGCAACCGTAACAGATGCCATAGAAGCCGCGCATAATGACGTACCCGTAGATATGATTCAAATAGATGTGACAAGGACCTGGGAAATATTAGGTGAAGTAATTGGAGATTCAGTAGAAGAAAGTCTAATTGATCAGTTGTTTTTACAGTTTTGTTTAGGGAAATAA